The proteins below are encoded in one region of Macaca nemestrina isolate mMacNem1 chromosome 10, mMacNem.hap1, whole genome shotgun sequence:
- the LOC105490584 gene encoding anomalous homeobox protein isoform X2, translated as MQSFLTLLKEHGDTRAPPAELVTLAGRLCRDFQDDLAQVQPLVAAILDSPLRLHLLDNADVALACARVLDQQEQQQAACRLLEGCQVPGGSQELVQLWNDIHYHLVMRRLGVAALTPVQKFRCRKRNPPPPSLCPEGLKSRNFPREVREKLHDFAVRVNTNPSKTERVYNWFANYRRRQRALPQHMEPAQQATAEDPGARERGPDLLQPSGNPHVDSGFVDRPQWSEEREEKGPPQSPQTTQGPWEPLALATAFPADETVSKPVDVRSLPGGEMYQEGPGHDPATLPVFCPGPGLCPLAAGNDMLDPSLAAPESWLMSLALASSKEVSFQTGQLVHSHGLDFMMGPADTAVAVSIATLGDPSPTGFAGPPSGYPQSVQLEEGLGTSGGQTELRVGSFLVTQPPLQAPEFILTQSPLELAPAPSAFPGPVSAMELSQALPSSQVQCSNSQASGDAFWGARMLLEFSGSSLG; from the exons ATGCAGAGCTTCCTGACTCTGCTGAAGGAGCATGGGGACACCCGCGCACCCCCAGCAGAGCTGGTAACCCTTGCAGGCAGACTGTGCCGAGATTTCCAGGATGACCTTGCCCAAGTGCAGCCTTTGGTCGCAGCCATTCTGGACAGCCCCCTCCGCCTGCACCTGCTGGACAATGCAGATGTGGCCCTGGCGTGTGCTCGTGTCCTGGaccagcaggagcagcagcaggcAGCTTGCCGGCTCCTGGAG GGGTGCCAGGTGCCAGGAGGCAGCCAGGAGCTGGTGCAGCTCTGGAACGACATCCACTACCATCTGGTCATGAGGAGGCTGGGCGTGGCTGCGCTCACCCCGGTGCAGAAGTTCCGCTGCAGGAAGAG GAACCCTCCGCCCCCCTCCCTCTGCCCGGAGGGGCTGAAGAGCCGGAACTTCCCCAGAGAGGTGCGTGAGAAGCTGCACGATTTCGCTGTGAGGGTGAACACCAACCCCAGCAAGACTGAGAGG GTGTACAACTGGTTTGCCAATTACCGGCGCCGCCAAAGAGCCCTTCCCCAGCACATGGAGCCAGCCCAGCAGGCCACAGCTGAAGACCCTGGTGCAAGGGAGAGGGGTCCTGACCTCCTGCAGCCCTCAGGCAACCCCCATGTTGACTCTGGGTTTGTGGACAGGCCTCAGTGGTCAG AGGAACGTGAGGAAAAGGGGCCTCCACAGTCCCCACAGACCACCCAAGGACCATGGGAGCCACTGGCCTTAGCCACAGCCTTTCCTGCAGATGAGACAGTCTCAAAGCCAGTGGATGTCAG GTCTCTGCCGGGTGGCGAGATGTACCAGGAGGGGCCTGGCCATGATCCTGCCACCCTCCCCGTcttctgccctggccctggcctctgccctctgGCTGCTGGCAATGACATGCTGGACCCCTCTCTGGCTGCCCCTGAATCTTGGCTGATGTCTCTTGCACTGGCGTCCTCCAAGGAAGTTTCCTTCCAGACTGGGCAGCTGGTCCACAGCCACGGGCTGGACTTCATGATGGGCCCTGCAGACACCGCTGTGGCTGTGTCCATTGCCACCCTTGGAGATCCCAGCCCTACAG GGTTTGCTGGCCCCCCCAGTGGCTATCCCCAGAGCGTGCAGTTGGAGGAGGGTCTGGGCACAAGCGGTGGACAGACAGAGCTACGGGTGGGCAGCTTCCTGGTGACACAGCCCCCACTGCAAGCTCCTGAATTCATCCTCACCCAGAG CCCTCTGGAGCTGGCCCCAGCCCCATCTGCCTTCCCTGGCCCTGTGTCTGCCATGGAGCTGAGCCAggccctgccctccagccag GTGCAGTGTTCCAACAGCCAGGCCTCTGGTGATGCCTTCTGGGGAGCCAGGATGCTCCTTGAGTTTTCAGGGAGCAGCCTGGGCTGA
- the LOC105490584 gene encoding anomalous homeobox protein isoform X1, protein MQSFLTLLKEHGDTRAPPAELVTLAGRLCRDFQDDLAQVQPLVAAILDSPLRLHLLDNADVALACARVLDQQEQQQAACRLLEGCQVPGGSQELVQLWNDIHYHLVMRRLGVAALTPVQKFRCRKRNPPPPSLCPEGLKSRNFPREVREKLHDFAVRVNTNPSKTERENLALETSLTPEQVYNWFANYRRRQRALPQHMEPAQQATAEDPGARERGPDLLQPSGNPHVDSGFVDRPQWSEEREEKGPPQSPQTTQGPWEPLALATAFPADETVSKPVDVRSLPGGEMYQEGPGHDPATLPVFCPGPGLCPLAAGNDMLDPSLAAPESWLMSLALASSKEVSFQTGQLVHSHGLDFMMGPADTAVAVSIATLGDPSPTGFAGPPSGYPQSVQLEEGLGTSGGQTELRVGSFLVTQPPLQAPEFILTQSPLELAPAPSAFPGPVSAMELSQALPSSQVQCSNSQASGDAFWGARMLLEFSGSSLG, encoded by the exons ATGCAGAGCTTCCTGACTCTGCTGAAGGAGCATGGGGACACCCGCGCACCCCCAGCAGAGCTGGTAACCCTTGCAGGCAGACTGTGCCGAGATTTCCAGGATGACCTTGCCCAAGTGCAGCCTTTGGTCGCAGCCATTCTGGACAGCCCCCTCCGCCTGCACCTGCTGGACAATGCAGATGTGGCCCTGGCGTGTGCTCGTGTCCTGGaccagcaggagcagcagcaggcAGCTTGCCGGCTCCTGGAG GGGTGCCAGGTGCCAGGAGGCAGCCAGGAGCTGGTGCAGCTCTGGAACGACATCCACTACCATCTGGTCATGAGGAGGCTGGGCGTGGCTGCGCTCACCCCGGTGCAGAAGTTCCGCTGCAGGAAGAG GAACCCTCCGCCCCCCTCCCTCTGCCCGGAGGGGCTGAAGAGCCGGAACTTCCCCAGAGAGGTGCGTGAGAAGCTGCACGATTTCGCTGTGAGGGTGAACACCAACCCCAGCAAGACTGAGAGG GAGAACTTGGCATTGGAGACAAGCTTGACCCCTGAGCAGGTGTACAACTGGTTTGCCAATTACCGGCGCCGCCAAAGAGCCCTTCCCCAGCACATGGAGCCAGCCCAGCAGGCCACAGCTGAAGACCCTGGTGCAAGGGAGAGGGGTCCTGACCTCCTGCAGCCCTCAGGCAACCCCCATGTTGACTCTGGGTTTGTGGACAGGCCTCAGTGGTCAG AGGAACGTGAGGAAAAGGGGCCTCCACAGTCCCCACAGACCACCCAAGGACCATGGGAGCCACTGGCCTTAGCCACAGCCTTTCCTGCAGATGAGACAGTCTCAAAGCCAGTGGATGTCAG GTCTCTGCCGGGTGGCGAGATGTACCAGGAGGGGCCTGGCCATGATCCTGCCACCCTCCCCGTcttctgccctggccctggcctctgccctctgGCTGCTGGCAATGACATGCTGGACCCCTCTCTGGCTGCCCCTGAATCTTGGCTGATGTCTCTTGCACTGGCGTCCTCCAAGGAAGTTTCCTTCCAGACTGGGCAGCTGGTCCACAGCCACGGGCTGGACTTCATGATGGGCCCTGCAGACACCGCTGTGGCTGTGTCCATTGCCACCCTTGGAGATCCCAGCCCTACAG GGTTTGCTGGCCCCCCCAGTGGCTATCCCCAGAGCGTGCAGTTGGAGGAGGGTCTGGGCACAAGCGGTGGACAGACAGAGCTACGGGTGGGCAGCTTCCTGGTGACACAGCCCCCACTGCAAGCTCCTGAATTCATCCTCACCCAGAG CCCTCTGGAGCTGGCCCCAGCCCCATCTGCCTTCCCTGGCCCTGTGTCTGCCATGGAGCTGAGCCAggccctgccctccagccag GTGCAGTGTTCCAACAGCCAGGCCTCTGGTGATGCCTTCTGGGGAGCCAGGATGCTCCTTGAGTTTTCAGGGAGCAGCCTGGGCTGA
- the LOC105490584 gene encoding anomalous homeobox protein isoform X3, with protein MTLPKCSLWSQPFWTAPSACTCWTMQMWPWRVLVSWTSRSSSRQLAGSWRNPPPPSLCPEGLKSRNFPREVREKLHDFAVRVNTNPSKTERENLALETSLTPEQVYNWFANYRRRQRALPQHMEPAQQATAEDPGARERGPDLLQPSGNPHVDSGFVDRPQWSEEREEKGPPQSPQTTQGPWEPLALATAFPADETVSKPVDVRSLPGGEMYQEGPGHDPATLPVFCPGPGLCPLAAGNDMLDPSLAAPESWLMSLALASSKEVSFQTGQLVHSHGLDFMMGPADTAVAVSIATLGDPSPTGFAGPPSGYPQSVQLEEGLGTSGGQTELRVGSFLVTQPPLQAPEFILTQSPLELAPAPSAFPGPVSAMELSQALPSSQVQCSNSQASGDAFWGARMLLEFSGSSLG; from the exons ATGACCTTGCCCAAGTGCAGCCTTTGGTCGCAGCCATTCTGGACAGCCCCCTCCGCCTGCACCTGCTGGACAATGCAGATGTGGCCCTGGCGTGTGCTCGTGTCCTGGaccagcaggagcagcagcaggcAGCTTGCCGGCTCCTGGAG GAACCCTCCGCCCCCCTCCCTCTGCCCGGAGGGGCTGAAGAGCCGGAACTTCCCCAGAGAGGTGCGTGAGAAGCTGCACGATTTCGCTGTGAGGGTGAACACCAACCCCAGCAAGACTGAGAGG GAGAACTTGGCATTGGAGACAAGCTTGACCCCTGAGCAGGTGTACAACTGGTTTGCCAATTACCGGCGCCGCCAAAGAGCCCTTCCCCAGCACATGGAGCCAGCCCAGCAGGCCACAGCTGAAGACCCTGGTGCAAGGGAGAGGGGTCCTGACCTCCTGCAGCCCTCAGGCAACCCCCATGTTGACTCTGGGTTTGTGGACAGGCCTCAGTGGTCAG AGGAACGTGAGGAAAAGGGGCCTCCACAGTCCCCACAGACCACCCAAGGACCATGGGAGCCACTGGCCTTAGCCACAGCCTTTCCTGCAGATGAGACAGTCTCAAAGCCAGTGGATGTCAG GTCTCTGCCGGGTGGCGAGATGTACCAGGAGGGGCCTGGCCATGATCCTGCCACCCTCCCCGTcttctgccctggccctggcctctgccctctgGCTGCTGGCAATGACATGCTGGACCCCTCTCTGGCTGCCCCTGAATCTTGGCTGATGTCTCTTGCACTGGCGTCCTCCAAGGAAGTTTCCTTCCAGACTGGGCAGCTGGTCCACAGCCACGGGCTGGACTTCATGATGGGCCCTGCAGACACCGCTGTGGCTGTGTCCATTGCCACCCTTGGAGATCCCAGCCCTACAG GGTTTGCTGGCCCCCCCAGTGGCTATCCCCAGAGCGTGCAGTTGGAGGAGGGTCTGGGCACAAGCGGTGGACAGACAGAGCTACGGGTGGGCAGCTTCCTGGTGACACAGCCCCCACTGCAAGCTCCTGAATTCATCCTCACCCAGAG CCCTCTGGAGCTGGCCCCAGCCCCATCTGCCTTCCCTGGCCCTGTGTCTGCCATGGAGCTGAGCCAggccctgccctccagccag GTGCAGTGTTCCAACAGCCAGGCCTCTGGTGATGCCTTCTGGGGAGCCAGGATGCTCCTTGAGTTTTCAGGGAGCAGCCTGGGCTGA